One genomic segment of Streptomyces sp. NBC_00239 includes these proteins:
- a CDS encoding GNAT family N-acetyltransferase — MNADSPARPPAPVIPIAPVTLDAAATATAPALLLRPWHPDDVAALVEAYRDPGLRRWAAAPIDGEDEGLRWVRAQEQGWATGGRFCFAVLEAAADTAPARLVGSVVLKEVAPGKPSAEVGYWTSAGARGRGVAPRALDALGAWSFDAFRSGGLERLDLLHQVDNPASCRVAEKCGYGFERILPALPPAFPLDGHLHVRRATP; from the coding sequence ATGAACGCCGACTCCCCCGCGCGTCCCCCGGCCCCCGTCATTCCCATCGCCCCCGTCACCCTCGACGCCGCCGCGACGGCGACCGCTCCCGCCCTCCTGCTGCGCCCCTGGCACCCGGACGACGTCGCCGCACTGGTCGAGGCGTACCGGGATCCCGGCCTGCGCCGTTGGGCCGCCGCACCTATCGACGGCGAGGACGAGGGGCTGCGCTGGGTCCGGGCCCAGGAACAGGGCTGGGCCACGGGCGGACGGTTCTGCTTCGCCGTCCTGGAGGCGGCCGCCGACACGGCGCCGGCGCGGCTGGTGGGCAGCGTGGTGCTCAAGGAGGTCGCGCCCGGCAAGCCGTCCGCCGAGGTCGGCTACTGGACGTCGGCGGGTGCCCGCGGCCGGGGCGTGGCCCCCCGCGCCCTCGACGCCCTCGGCGCCTGGTCGTTCGACGCCTTCCGGTCCGGCGGCCTGGAACGCCTCGACCTCCTCCACCAGGTCGACAACCCGGCGTCCTGCCGCGTGGCGGAGAAGTGCGGGTACGGCTTCGAGCGGATTCTGCCGGCGCTGCCCCCCGCCTTCCCCCTCGACGGCCACCTGCACGTCCGGCGCGCAACCCCCTGA
- the gap gene encoding type I glyceraldehyde-3-phosphate dehydrogenase, with translation MTRIAINGFGRIGRNVLRALLERDSDLEVVAINDLTEPTALARLLAFDTTSGRLGRPVSVDGNTLVVDGRRIAVLAEREPAQLPWAELGVDIVLEATGRFTSAKAARAHLDAGAKKVLVSAPADGADVTLAYGVNTDAYDPAVHTIVSNASCTTNALAPLASVLDDLAGIEHGFMTTVHAYTQEQNLQDGPHRDPRRARAAGVNIVPTTTGAAKAIGLVLPNLEGKLSGDSIRVPVPVGSIVELNTTVSRDVTREDVLAAYRAAAEGPLAGVLEYSEDPLVSSDITGNPASSIFDSELTRVEGRHIKVVAWYDNEWGFSNRVIDTLQLLATR, from the coding sequence ATGACTCGCATCGCCATCAACGGATTCGGCCGCATCGGACGCAACGTGCTGCGCGCGCTGCTGGAGCGCGACAGCGACCTCGAGGTGGTCGCCATCAACGACCTCACCGAGCCCACCGCCCTCGCCCGGCTGCTCGCCTTCGACACGACGTCGGGCCGGCTGGGCCGCCCGGTGAGCGTGGACGGGAACACCCTGGTCGTCGACGGCCGCCGGATCGCGGTGCTCGCCGAGCGGGAGCCCGCGCAGCTGCCGTGGGCCGAGCTCGGTGTCGACATCGTCCTGGAGGCGACCGGCCGCTTCACCTCGGCGAAGGCCGCCCGCGCCCACCTCGACGCCGGTGCGAAGAAGGTCCTCGTGAGCGCCCCCGCGGACGGCGCCGACGTCACGCTGGCCTACGGGGTCAACACCGACGCGTACGACCCGGCCGTGCACACGATCGTCTCGAACGCCTCGTGCACGACCAACGCCCTCGCTCCGCTGGCCTCGGTGCTCGACGACCTCGCCGGCATCGAGCACGGTTTCATGACGACGGTGCACGCGTACACGCAGGAGCAGAACCTGCAGGACGGCCCGCACCGCGACCCGCGCCGCGCCCGCGCCGCCGGCGTCAACATCGTGCCGACCACGACGGGCGCCGCCAAGGCGATCGGCCTCGTGCTGCCGAACCTCGAGGGCAAGCTGTCGGGCGACTCGATCCGCGTGCCCGTTCCGGTCGGCTCGATCGTCGAGCTCAACACGACCGTCTCCCGCGACGTGACCCGCGAGGACGTGCTGGCTGCCTACCGCGCCGCCGCCGAGGGCCCGCTGGCCGGCGTGCTGGAGTACTCCGAGGACCCGCTCGTGTCGTCCGACATCACGGGCAACCCGGCCTCGTCGATCTTCGACTCGGAGCTCACCCGCGTCGAGGGCCGCCACATCAAGGTGGTCGCCTGGTACGACAACGAGTGGGGCTTCTCGAACCGCGTGATCGACACGCTCCAGCTCCTCGCCACCCGCTGA
- a CDS encoding GOLPH3/VPS74 family protein translates to MTTPQDLLIVAMDTETGHPVEHVEHGDLSLALAGAEVIDLLAAGAVGLDGDLIVPGPKPAPADRLLAEAAAALVPQAPHESVSDWLWRRGRGLSAAYQAALEADGQLVRQRRRGLSFKAGQLEPADSPARRRAAARLTSDEPVLAALAEAVGVRGDRTGESPDVADDAVATVLAAVNEAVVELGSVRQRRAIDEAAFDNIWRGGV, encoded by the coding sequence ATGACCACACCACAGGACCTGCTGATCGTCGCCATGGACACGGAGACCGGTCACCCCGTCGAACACGTCGAGCACGGTGACCTGTCGCTCGCGCTCGCGGGCGCCGAGGTGATCGACCTCCTCGCCGCCGGGGCCGTCGGGCTCGACGGCGACCTGATCGTGCCGGGCCCCAAGCCCGCCCCGGCGGACCGCCTGCTGGCCGAGGCGGCCGCCGCCCTCGTCCCGCAGGCGCCCCACGAGTCGGTGTCCGACTGGCTCTGGCGTCGCGGCCGCGGCCTGTCCGCCGCCTACCAGGCCGCGCTGGAGGCCGACGGGCAGCTCGTACGGCAGCGCCGGCGCGGACTCTCCTTCAAGGCCGGTCAGCTCGAGCCGGCCGACTCGCCCGCCCGCCGCCGGGCCGCGGCCCGCCTGACGTCGGACGAACCTGTGCTCGCCGCCCTCGCCGAAGCCGTCGGCGTCCGCGGCGACCGGACCGGCGAATCCCCGGACGTGGCCGACGACGCCGTGGCGACCGTACTGGCCGCCGTCAACGAGGCCGTGGTGGAACTGGGATCCGTCCGGCAGCGGCGTGCCATCGACGAGGCGGCCTTCGACAACATCTGGCGGGGCGGCGTCTGA
- a CDS encoding bifunctional o-acetylhomoserine/o-acetylserine sulfhydrylase: MSQPIDDATAGGPDTSAAGSDTSAWSFETKQLHAGAAPDPATGARAVPIYQTTSFVFRDTRHAADLFSLAEPGNIYTRIHNPTQDVFEQRIAALEGGVAAVALASGQAAETLALLNVARSGDHIVSSASLYGGTYNLFRHTLPRFGIEVSFVEDPDDLDAWRAAVRPTTKALFAETLGNPRGNVLDVRAVADAAHDAGLPLVVDNTVPTPYLLRPIEHGADVVVHSATKFLGGHGTTIGGVVVDAGTFDFGAHPERFPDFSEPDPSYHGLRYWPALGPGAYAVKLRVQLLRDLGPAIAPHSAFLLLQGVETLSLRMERHSSNALALAEWLEQRDEVAAVHYPGLPSNRWYEAARRYLPYGAGAVLAFELRGGAEAGRRFVDGVELFSHLANIGDVRSLVIHPASTTHGQLDAAELAATGTSPGLVRLSVGIENLADLKADLEAGFRAAKEAS; this comes from the coding sequence ATGAGCCAGCCGATCGACGATGCCACCGCCGGCGGACCCGACACGTCCGCCGCCGGATCCGACACCTCCGCCTGGTCGTTCGAGACCAAGCAGCTGCACGCCGGCGCCGCGCCGGACCCGGCCACCGGCGCGCGGGCGGTCCCGATCTACCAGACCACGTCGTTCGTCTTCCGCGACACCCGGCACGCGGCCGACCTCTTCTCGCTCGCCGAGCCGGGGAACATCTACACCCGCATCCACAACCCCACCCAGGACGTCTTCGAGCAGCGGATCGCCGCCCTGGAAGGGGGAGTCGCCGCCGTGGCCCTGGCCTCCGGGCAGGCGGCCGAGACCCTGGCACTGCTGAACGTGGCCCGCTCCGGCGACCACATCGTGTCCAGCGCGTCCCTCTACGGCGGCACGTACAACCTGTTCCGGCACACCCTGCCGCGCTTCGGGATCGAGGTGTCGTTCGTCGAGGACCCGGACGATCTCGACGCCTGGCGGGCAGCCGTCCGGCCCACCACCAAGGCCCTGTTCGCGGAAACCCTCGGAAACCCGCGCGGCAACGTCCTCGACGTCCGCGCCGTCGCCGATGCCGCCCACGACGCCGGGCTCCCCCTCGTCGTCGACAACACCGTGCCCACCCCGTACCTGCTGCGCCCCATCGAGCACGGCGCCGACGTCGTCGTGCACTCCGCGACGAAGTTCCTCGGCGGCCACGGCACCACCATCGGCGGCGTCGTCGTCGACGCCGGCACCTTCGACTTCGGCGCGCACCCCGAGCGGTTCCCCGACTTCAGCGAGCCCGACCCCAGCTACCACGGCCTGCGCTACTGGCCGGCCCTCGGGCCGGGCGCGTACGCCGTGAAGCTGCGCGTCCAGCTGCTGCGCGACCTCGGCCCGGCCATCGCCCCGCACTCCGCCTTCCTGCTCCTGCAGGGCGTGGAGACGCTGAGCCTGCGCATGGAGCGCCACTCGTCCAACGCGCTGGCACTCGCGGAGTGGCTGGAGCAGCGCGACGAGGTGGCGGCCGTCCACTACCCCGGGCTGCCCTCCAACCGCTGGTACGAGGCCGCCCGCCGCTACCTGCCGTACGGGGCCGGGGCCGTGCTCGCCTTCGAGCTGCGGGGCGGCGCCGAGGCGGGCCGGCGGTTCGTGGACGGCGTCGAACTCTTCAGCCACCTCGCCAACATCGGCGATGTCCGCAGCCTCGTCATCCACCCCGCCTCCACCACACACGGGCAGCTCGACGCGGCGGAACTGGCCGCCACCGGCACCTCACCGGGG
- the helR gene encoding RNA polymerase recycling motor ATPase HelR has protein sequence MNPLTTSAFDLPERLAPKADPALIADDEQHFAAISECLAQSIAEVSDRLDAERRAPGGIGRQAMDRDMEIHRLTSRLRALRRFGLDLCLGHMVGADSSERVYVGRLGLTDSTGRRLLLDWRSPAAEPFFGATHANPMGLASRRRYRWTGGRVGDYWDEVFTADGFAGHAALDDQSAFIASLGSNRSSRMRDVLGTIQADQDAIIRAGSRGALVVDGGPGTGKTVVALHRSAYLLYSDPRLGHRRGGVLFVGPHEPYLGYVADVLPSLGEEGVQTCTLRNLVAEGAAAAVEADPDIARLKSSAELVKAVETAVRFYEEPPAKGMTVTTHWSDIRLTADDWAAAFEAAEPGTPHNDARDQVWEELLTILVDKHDGEAPEDQLRKSLRQDRELLSAFNSAWPLLEAADLVADLWSVPAFLRMCAPWLDRDEVARLQRPDAQAWTVSDLPILDAARQRLGDPEAARRDRRHRAAVAAERERMSSVVDALLEADSDGEGAVTMLRGQDLRDTLAADAGRPGVEPDLLAGPFAHVVVDEAQELTDAEWQMLLLRCPSRSFTIVGDRAQARHGFTESWQERLERVGLDRINLASLTVNYRTPEEIMTEAEPVIRAVLPDANVPTSIRSGNVPVVHGSTAERDAILEAWLAAHDDGIACVIGDPSFRPTPRVRSLTPELSKGLEFDLVVLVDPESFGEGVEGAVDRYVAMTRATRQLVVLTSC, from the coding sequence GTGAATCCCCTGACCACCAGCGCGTTCGACCTCCCCGAGCGCCTGGCCCCCAAGGCCGACCCGGCCCTGATCGCCGACGACGAGCAGCACTTCGCGGCCATCTCGGAGTGCCTCGCGCAGTCGATCGCCGAGGTGTCCGACCGTCTCGACGCCGAGCGCAGGGCGCCCGGCGGCATAGGACGGCAGGCGATGGACCGGGACATGGAGATCCACCGGCTGACGTCCCGGCTGCGCGCACTGCGCCGGTTCGGCCTGGACCTGTGCCTGGGCCACATGGTCGGCGCGGACAGCTCCGAGCGCGTGTACGTCGGACGGCTCGGCCTCACCGACAGCACGGGGCGCCGGCTGCTGCTGGACTGGCGCTCTCCCGCGGCCGAGCCGTTCTTCGGGGCGACGCACGCCAACCCGATGGGCCTGGCGAGCCGCCGCCGGTACCGCTGGACCGGCGGCCGGGTCGGCGACTACTGGGACGAGGTGTTCACCGCGGACGGTTTCGCCGGGCACGCCGCGCTCGACGACCAGTCCGCCTTCATCGCCAGCCTCGGCAGCAACCGGTCCAGCCGGATGCGTGACGTGCTCGGCACCATCCAGGCCGACCAGGACGCCATCATCCGCGCGGGGTCCCGTGGCGCTCTCGTCGTCGACGGCGGGCCGGGTACCGGCAAGACCGTCGTCGCCCTGCACCGCTCCGCCTACCTCCTCTACTCCGACCCTCGCCTCGGGCACCGCCGCGGCGGCGTCCTGTTCGTCGGTCCGCACGAGCCCTACCTGGGCTACGTGGCCGACGTCCTGCCCAGCCTCGGCGAGGAGGGCGTACAGACCTGCACCCTGCGCAACCTCGTCGCCGAGGGAGCCGCGGCGGCGGTCGAGGCCGACCCGGATATCGCCCGCCTGAAGTCGTCGGCGGAGCTGGTGAAGGCGGTCGAGACGGCCGTCAGGTTCTACGAGGAGCCGCCCGCGAAGGGGATGACGGTCACCACCCACTGGTCCGACATCCGGCTGACCGCCGACGACTGGGCCGCGGCCTTCGAGGCAGCGGAGCCCGGCACCCCGCACAACGACGCGCGCGACCAGGTCTGGGAGGAGCTGCTCACCATCCTGGTGGACAAGCACGACGGCGAAGCCCCCGAGGACCAGCTGCGCAAGTCGCTGCGGCAGGACCGGGAGCTGCTCTCGGCCTTCAACAGCGCGTGGCCGCTGCTCGAGGCGGCCGACCTCGTCGCGGACCTGTGGTCGGTGCCGGCGTTCCTGCGGATGTGCGCGCCCTGGCTCGACCGCGACGAGGTGGCACGGCTCCAGCGCCCGGACGCGCAGGCGTGGACGGTGTCCGACCTGCCGATCCTGGACGCGGCACGGCAGCGGCTCGGCGACCCGGAGGCGGCGCGTCGCGACCGCCGGCACCGGGCCGCCGTCGCCGCCGAGCGCGAGCGCATGTCCTCGGTCGTCGACGCCCTGCTGGAGGCCGACAGCGACGGTGAGGGCGCCGTGACGATGCTGCGCGGGCAGGACCTGCGGGACACCCTGGCCGCGGACGCCGGGCGTCCGGGCGTCGAACCGGACCTGCTCGCAGGCCCGTTCGCGCACGTCGTCGTGGACGAGGCGCAGGAACTGACGGACGCGGAATGGCAGATGCTGCTGCTGCGGTGCCCGTCGCGGAGCTTCACCATCGTCGGAGACCGCGCCCAGGCCAGGCACGGGTTCACGGAGTCGTGGCAGGAGCGGCTGGAGCGGGTCGGGCTGGACCGGATCAACCTGGCCTCGCTGACCGTCAACTACCGTACGCCGGAGGAGATCATGACGGAGGCGGAGCCGGTCATCCGGGCCGTGCTGCCGGACGCCAACGTGCCGACCTCCATCCGCAGCGGCAACGTCCCCGTCGTCCACGGTTCCACCGCGGAACGGGACGCGATCCTGGAAGCCTGGCTCGCGGCGCACGACGACGGGATCGCCTGCGTCATCGGCGATCCGTCCTTCCGGCCGACGCCCCGCGTCCGGTCGCTGACGCCGGAGCTGTCGAAGGGACTCGAATTCGACCTGGTCGTGCTGGTCGACCCGGAGTCGTTCGGCGAGGGCGTCGAAGGAGCCGTGGACCGCTACGTCGCGATGACCCGCGCGACCCGGCAGCTGGTCGTCCTCACCAGCTGCTGA
- a CDS encoding GlxA family transcriptional regulator — translation MPASPLHHVAVLVLEGAKPLDVGIPAQVFTTRASMPYEVRVCGAAPGLVAGGDGLSYYVEHGLDALEWADIVFVPGYRFPDREDPPQAVVDALIAAHRRGARLAAISTGAFALAATGLLDGRRATTHWHYARALAAKWPLVRVDENVLFVDEGSVLTSAGAASGIDLCLHILRGDLGVAASNHTARRLVAAPYRSGGQAQYVPRSVPEPLGERFAATREWALRRLGEPLTLEVLARHAAVSARTFSRRFAEDTGYTPMQWVMRARIDVARELLERSERSVEQIAADVGLGTGANLRMHFQRILGTTPSEYRRTFTQGE, via the coding sequence GTGCCCGCCTCACCCCTCCACCACGTCGCCGTCCTCGTGCTCGAAGGCGCGAAACCCCTCGACGTCGGCATTCCCGCGCAGGTGTTCACGACCCGGGCGAGCATGCCGTACGAGGTGCGGGTGTGCGGGGCGGCTCCCGGGCTCGTGGCGGGCGGCGACGGCCTGTCGTACTACGTCGAGCACGGCCTGGACGCGCTGGAGTGGGCCGACATCGTCTTCGTCCCGGGCTACCGGTTCCCGGACCGCGAGGACCCGCCGCAGGCCGTCGTCGACGCGCTGATCGCCGCCCACCGGCGGGGCGCGCGGCTCGCCGCCATCTCGACCGGCGCCTTCGCGCTCGCCGCCACCGGCCTGCTCGACGGCAGGCGCGCGACGACGCACTGGCACTACGCCCGGGCGCTGGCGGCGAAATGGCCGCTCGTCCGGGTCGACGAGAACGTCCTGTTCGTCGACGAGGGCAGCGTGCTGACCTCGGCCGGGGCCGCCTCGGGCATCGACCTGTGCCTGCACATCCTGCGCGGCGACCTCGGGGTGGCCGCCTCGAACCACACCGCCCGGCGCCTGGTCGCGGCCCCGTACCGCAGTGGCGGCCAGGCCCAGTACGTGCCGCGCAGCGTGCCCGAGCCGCTCGGCGAGCGGTTCGCCGCCACCCGCGAATGGGCGCTGCGCCGGCTCGGCGAGCCCCTGACCCTGGAGGTGCTCGCCCGGCACGCGGCGGTGTCGGCGCGCACCTTCTCGCGGCGTTTCGCCGAGGACACCGGCTACACGCCGATGCAGTGGGTGATGCGGGCCCGCATCGACGTGGCCCGTGAGCTGCTGGAACGTTCCGAGCGGAGCGTCGAGCAGATCGCCGCCGATGTCGGGCTGGGCACCGGTGCGAACCTGCGGATGCACTTCCAGCGGATCCTCGGCACCACGCCGAGCGAGTACCGGCGCACGTTCACGCAGGGGGAATAG